The following are encoded in a window of Saccharothrix longispora genomic DNA:
- a CDS encoding alpha/beta hydrolase: MDADALGTDYETRTLPLGGELNAVLVRRRAQPATRGAVLYVHGFADYFFQRHVAEHFTARGFDFYAVDLRAYGRSLRPGQVANYVTDLTEHFEEIDAAVRVIREEDGHRHLVLMGHSTGGLTTSLWAHERRDDDLVDALVLNSPWLDLAGSWFMRTIGTAVVRGVGRVAPRLVLRPGLGPVYGQSIHRDHHGEWDFDLAWKPLEAFPVHAGWLRAVRRAQARLHRGLDVRVPVLVLRSGRSHLHAKAWTPEAMTADAVLDVEHMRRWGPKIGRHVVPVAVEGGMHDLFLSAEPVRRRALAEVDEFLDSV, from the coding sequence GTGGACGCAGACGCGCTCGGGACCGACTACGAGACCCGCACGCTGCCGCTGGGCGGCGAGCTGAACGCGGTGCTGGTGCGCCGACGCGCGCAACCGGCCACCCGGGGTGCCGTGCTGTACGTGCACGGCTTCGCCGACTACTTCTTCCAGCGGCACGTGGCCGAGCACTTCACCGCGCGGGGCTTCGACTTCTACGCGGTGGACCTGCGCGCCTACGGCCGGTCGCTGCGCCCCGGCCAGGTGGCGAACTACGTGACCGACCTGACCGAGCACTTCGAGGAGATCGACGCCGCGGTGCGCGTGATCCGCGAGGAGGACGGGCACCGGCACCTGGTCCTGATGGGCCACTCGACCGGCGGCCTGACCACCAGCCTGTGGGCGCACGAGCGCCGCGACGACGACCTGGTCGACGCGCTGGTGCTCAACAGCCCGTGGCTGGACCTGGCCGGGTCGTGGTTCATGCGGACGATCGGCACGGCGGTCGTGCGCGGCGTGGGCCGGGTGGCCCCCAGGCTGGTGCTGAGGCCCGGGCTGGGTCCCGTGTACGGCCAGAGCATCCACCGCGACCACCACGGGGAGTGGGACTTCGACCTGGCGTGGAAGCCGCTGGAGGCGTTCCCGGTGCACGCCGGGTGGCTGCGCGCGGTGCGCCGCGCCCAGGCGCGCCTGCACCGCGGCCTGGACGTGCGCGTGCCCGTGCTGGTCCTGCGGTCCGGGCGCAGCCACCTGCACGCGAAGGCGTGGACGCCGGAGGCGATGACGGCGGACGCGGTGCTGGACGTGGAGCACATGCGGCGGTGGGGGCCGAAGATCGGGCGTCACGTGGTGCCGGTGGCGGTCGAGGGCGGGATGCACGACCTGTTCCTGTCGGCGGAGCCGGTGCGGCGGCGGGCGCTGGCCGAGGTGGACGAGTTCCTCGACTCGGTGTGA
- a CDS encoding TetR/AcrR family transcriptional regulator: MTTRPGGRSARVRDAVLDAVHAELTERGYPRLTVENVADRAGVHKTTVYRRWGSVDVLVADALDRGRDVDWPAPDTGAVEGDLIALATEVVDAFADPETRAVPIGLVAAALHSDRAAEAKRAYYDARHEAAAAIAARGVERGELPPGVDARELVRQTCAPIFYRVFVSGEPVDRATAERAARAALAAARAGVF; encoded by the coding sequence GTGACCACGAGACCCGGTGGGCGCTCGGCGCGCGTGCGCGACGCCGTCCTCGACGCCGTGCACGCCGAGCTGACCGAACGCGGCTACCCCCGGCTGACCGTCGAGAACGTCGCCGACCGCGCGGGCGTGCACAAGACCACCGTGTACCGGAGGTGGGGCTCGGTGGACGTCCTCGTCGCCGACGCCCTGGACCGGGGCCGGGACGTCGACTGGCCCGCCCCGGACACCGGTGCCGTCGAGGGCGACCTGATCGCCCTGGCCACCGAGGTGGTCGACGCCTTCGCCGACCCCGAGACCCGGGCCGTGCCGATCGGCCTGGTCGCCGCCGCCCTCCACTCGGACCGGGCCGCCGAGGCCAAGCGCGCCTACTACGACGCCCGGCACGAGGCGGCGGCGGCCATCGCGGCCAGGGGTGTCGAGCGCGGTGAGCTGCCCCCGGGCGTGGACGCGCGCGAGCTGGTCCGCCAGACGTGCGCGCCGATCTTCTACCGGGTGTTCGTGTCCGGCGAACCGGTCGACCGCGCCACGGCGGAACGCGCCGCCCGGGCCGCGCTCGCCGCCGCCCGGGCCGGGGTCTTCTGA